Below is a genomic region from Anoplolepis gracilipes chromosome 1, ASM4749672v1, whole genome shotgun sequence.
TTACATAGTTAAAGTACTTTTAATAACGAGTTCTGGAtgctataatttatgtaaaaaattttacttttgttatcgactcattgaattaatatttatttaatataaaagttctttACTTTATTCGCACGAAAAGTGTGTCTCATGCTTGGAATAACGTAGTAggatataagtaaatttttgaaaatggttttaaaagcCTAGTAAAAAAGTGTTTTAGTCGAACTTTTTAGAAACTgctttcatacatatatgatgtatGAAATCGAGACGCGAGGTAATACAGAGTAATTTTTAGTTGACCAATCTCGAGATAGATGGAGCTGCAATCTGTTTGTGTAACAAGGACAGTCGCCGAACAAACAGAGAGCGAGAACGTATAAAGAGCAAGCGAGATAGCTAACCCCTCGCGAACGAGTCTTCGGAATGCTTTGATGTAGTTTATCTTACTCCCGTATACACTCTTGCATAACGCATAACACATATGCATAAGAAAACTGATTGGTCTATAAGCACTTGCATAAGAAATTCAATcaatcgaattccttatgTATGTGCGTTATACGCTTATGCAAAAGTGTGTGCTTCCCGCTTtactcgctctttctctctctccctctctctctctctcgctctctctttctctctctctctctctctctctactaattcattattatattcttttcacgtTATCTTTCATTCATAtggcttttctttttccttacatacaaataatttatgtatttccattttataacTTTCGTGAAATACGCAATgagttattttctctttctattttgcgATTCTAAATatctttacataatataattgtttactttaatatagaaataatccTTATAacgattgattttatttatttatattatgaaacatatatataaagtggtATATGAATACTTCACTTTTAtgctatttttgtatatatgtttcacAACATACAAAATAGCATAAAAGTGAAGTATTCATATAccactttatatatacgtttcataatataaataaatgaaatcaattgtcataagaattatttttatatcaaagtaaacaattatattatgtagagATATTTAGAATagcaaaatagaaagagaagatAACTCATTGCGTATTTCATGAAAGTTATAATATGGAAatcataaattactttttatttttattttgatataaggaaaaaaacaaagaaaataaaagccATGAGACAACAGCgtgaataaaagaatataataataaacttttttatttcaatgccattctttatataaatgagtgtgtgcgtgtgcgtgtgtgtgtgcgtgtgcgtgtgcgtgtgtgtatgtgtgtgtgtgaaaaagagagagaaaataaaattgagaagtgaaaattaattaaaataagggTATCCTGGTGCGGGAGGAGCGGGAATGTATCTAGCTGGTGCAGGCTGGTGTGCGAGAACGTATCCGGCTGGTGCGGGCTGAGCGGGAACGTATCCGACTGGTGCGGCCTGCGCGGGAACGTATCTAGCTGTTGCGAGCTGCGCTGGAACGTATCCGGCTGGTGCGGACTGCGCGGGAACATATCCGGCTGGTACGGATGGCGCAGGCACATATTCGGCTGGTGCGGGTGGTGCAGGCACATATCCGGCTGGTGCGGATGGCACAGGCACGTATCCGACTAGTGCGGATGGCGCGGGCACGTATCCGGATGGTGTGAGGACGTGCACGACTGGTGTGGGCGGCGCGGGGACGTACCCAGATTGTAAATACGTCGCCGGCATGTACGTACGTGCTTGCATACCGGCGACGTATTTTCTGTGcctccttctttctttattaacgGCCCGCCGCACCACATCGTTCATacgctgaaaaaaatatttaatatttttgcatgtgtacgtgtatatatatatatatatatatacatatatggttaacaagaaaataaagttaataaataaataagaaataaataaaaaaataaaaaattctcttgatTGCtgcgtgtatatacatatatatatatatatatatataatgaacaGGGGTATTTTAGTTGGTATTCCACCCGGGATCTAGAGTGGTGAGTCCAATATAACCCCATCGGACCGGCCGGTGGGGTATGTGTAAATGCATTTATCCCCTGTCGCAAaaaaacctatatatataagtagcgTCCGTCTGTATGTATGACCGCGAACTCCTTTCACATTTGTGGACCGATTTTCGTGAAATAGGTACCAAAATGTCACAAATTTCTCGGGGATGGCTACTgtgtggtttttttttaatttttatcccaTCCACGCGTCTACCCACGCACCCATCCACGCACGTGAGTATTTATCTACtgattttcaagaaattggTATCAAAATTTCGGAAATGTTTCGGAAAAGGCTGCTATGTGGTTTTTTTAGGTTTTGCCCGCCCATGCATGCACCCACGCATTCGTCCACGCCTGCGAggaattctatatataagtgCGGtccgtctgtctgtctgtctgtatGACCGCGAACTACTTCCACATTTGTGGATCGATCTCCACGAAACAGGTGTCAAAATGTTCCTAATTCTTCGGGGAATATgacgatgtttttttttaaattttcattccaCCCACGCGTCCACCCACGCATCCACCTCGCGCATATTTATGGACCGATTTTCACGAAATTGgtacaaaaattttgcaaatttttaaggTATGACTGCtaggtgattttttttaagttttatccTACCCACGCATCCACGAACTACTTCTACTTTTATGTTTTcctcaaaaaaaatttttatttaatttttttaaagatttttgtgCAGATgtgtttaaaatgtttcaaaatatcgagatatattacattttcatataaaatttttttatttaatttttttaattataggagattgtaaaaaaattttttttaagcactCACAAATTTAAGGCACAAAATAACGTTTCTCTATATAGCTGATATCAGTTATTGATtagtaatttcataaataattatttgtatatacaagTTGATGATTTCAGACAGTAAATATCAGTTGATAATTTCAAATACTAACTGTCATATGGAAGTGAATAGTCAACTAAAATGGAAAACggtatgaataataaaaaagaaataaatggaCAACGTGGGAAAGAAgtggatgaaaaaaaaatggtaaattattattaattgttattaataataattattattacttattattttaaatctataataatttttattctttaaaattttagtgcCTGAGGATGAAAATCAttcagaaataaatgaaaagcaaaaagaagtaaacgaatataaaaatggtaaatgaattttataataataaaaaatatactataaattaaatcgatttgaatcatattatattatatattaacatatctatattaacatatatatatttctatatctatatatatcacattttaatttttattctttaaaattatagtgtTTGAGGATGGACTAGACCAGTACTCGGAGCTAGTTGCTCTTTTCGGGCCGATTTCCGAAGCGCCACCTCCTTTTCTCCCACTAGCGCTCGAGGCTCGACGGCCGAGCCGCCGAACGCTATACTTCAGGCGTATtactataagaaatatattgaggTCCGTATGTTACATCATAAatcgtcattaaaattttttttgctaaataatttttgtttataaataattataaataataaataaaattatattaacaaataataaatataataataataacaaataatataataatatataattaaaaaaatataataatacataaaataaattattaataaagttattaaaaattctattattaatatgttatgtatgtgaatatgtatatgtatatgtatatgtatatgtatatatatatgtgtgtgtggtatatatatatatatatataatagctttatataacattaataatagaatttttaatattttttcttataatttattattatatattttttattatatatattatttattatttattaacataattttgtttataattatttataaaaataaaaattatttagcaaaaaaacttttaatgatGTGACGATTTGTGTGCATAACATACGGATCCCAATACATTTCTTATAGAGACGCGCCTGAAGCGATTCGGCGGCTCAGCCGTCGAGCCTCGAGCGCTAGTGGGGGAATAAGAGGCGTCGCCTCGGAAATCGGCCCGAAAAGAGCAACTAACTCCGAGCACTGGACTAGACCATCTAATAATTGAGGCAgctttaaaatttgagaaagaagaggaacaaaaaaaaggaggaaaagaaaaggaaagatagaaaaaaaaaggacagaaaaaaatgaggacaaaaaaaataaaaaattaagaatctaaattataaaaataaatatatttataaaattttaatttctaaaatctatatataatttatatataatttatatctataaagatgtatatatatatatatatatatatatttatatattttaaattataaaaataaatatatttataaaattttaatttctaaaatctatatataatttatatataatttatatctataaagatgtatgtatatatttatatatttatttatttatatatatatataaatgttacatatactaatataatttataatggtTCTGTTTCCGCGTTCGCGGCCAGGTCTACGTCCAGGACCACGTCCACGTATACGGTTACGTCTTTTTCCTGCTCTTGCccatctatatttattttatctgtaaaaaaataaataaaattcaaatatttaattatattatttattaattatttttatttattattatgtaataaaatacaaaggaATCGGTTTTTAAATGTTGAATTAGTTCACGGTTATACAGACAGACAGACTACTATCTACATATATGGATAATTACGTTGAAATGTATCGTTACCATTTTCTTTAGGCGGTACTGCAGGATTTGTATTTTCATCAGCAATGAATGAAGGCTGTGGATCCACCTGAGGTTATTGATCAACAGCCGCTTGAGGCTGAGATGATTATTTGTTCAAGGTAGAGGAAACTGCAGCGGCAAATTGCCGTTCCAAATTACGTAAttgtatctttaataaattgtttttgtcCCTTATATCTtggataataatgttattacttGAATTTTCGACGTTATTAGACATTTTGACacgttaaaaacaaaattatgtcGGTTTAGTGTTTCTTTAAGCACATCACTGACAAATGGaaacaaatttgtatttcttGACGTTTGACGtgaatcaattaatattttaataaatgaatatataagttactgatttcaaatttaattatttaaaatgttattatggaaagatcgattttaaataaaaacggcGTAACAAGGAgagaataaaagagataaaattttacgaaaaataaatatttaaagttttattaacttaaaaaaaaattagatattcgaaattcaaaaaaattataaaaagactgTTGTGCGTAGATACAGAGCTACAGTGCGTCTGTTAAAAAAAGGCTGCTGCGCGCCTGTAAAAAAAGGCTGCTGTGCGCCTGTAAAAAAAGGCTGCTGTGCGCCTGTAAAAAAAGGGCTGCTGTGCGCCTGTAAAGAAAGGCTGCTGTGCGCCTGTAAAAACGGCTGCTGTGcgcctgtaaaaaaaaaggctGCAGTGCGCCTGTAAAAAAAGGCTGCAGTGCGCCTGTAAAAACGGTTATTATCCACCGATACAGAGCTGCTGTGCGCCTGTATATAAACGATTACTATCTGCTGAtacagaattaataaatattttttcttaaatatcttatatataggatatcttatatataaaataagaaataattatctatatatattttaagaagaatGTATTGTTATGAtatcattttgtataatatatctatgtatacgGTACAACGCAAATAATTATGcctcaaaagagaaaaagcggAAATTTGTATAAAGTAAGTCGCGAAAGCAGGCGCTCACAAAAAAGACGAAAAATTGAGAGTTCGGAGAAAAGATCTCAACGACTCGAAGCTAATGCTCAGAGAAATGCTCAGCGAAGGGCTGATGAAAATAACGACACAAGGTCTCAACGACTTGAAGCTGATGCTCAGAGACATGTTCAAAGAAGGCAACAGGTtaagcaattaaattataaaattgcgcTAATTGCAAAGGATAATATACCAATAAATATACCAATTCATACACTTGGCAAAATGAATGTAGAATGCCAATTTTGCAAATCATTAAACTTTGCACGTGAAAAATctaaagatgaaaaatttacatattgttgTCAAAAAGGGAAGCTTCAATTAAAGccaataaattgattttcttaaaaaattatacatggaAAATGATTCTTCATCAAAAAATTTCCTTGATAATATTCGTTCATATAACAGCGCTTTAGTTATGGCTTCCATGGGTGCCCCAGGTAATAGAAATCCATTAGATGTTGTGAATAATGCTccttattgtttaaaaattcatgGGCAATATCATCATTTGACCTCAACGGCAATGCGCCCAGCAGATGGGCAAGCTCCGCGCTTTGCGCAGCTTTACTTTTTAGATACAGAAGAAGCTATAAATCACAGAATGAATAACCAAGCTAATCAAGATTGTGAtccagaaataataaaatatttgtcatgTTTTATGGTGCAATACAATGCAATAAACTTGCAAAAACTTTCAAGATGATGCGTCAAGTTGAACAAGATCTTAATCCGATAggcaataaaacaataaatttaatgttgtCCTTTCGAAAGGATCCTCAAAATGATCAAAGAAGATACAATGCTCCACAAGCTAATGAAATAGCTGTGGTCTTTCAGAATGTAGATGGTGAGCCTCCATTTGAAAGAGACATtcggatttataataaaaattcgaacgATGTTcaacaaatatcaattttggATAAAAGATGTGATCCAATGTGTTATCCTTTGTTATATCCATATGGTAACGATGGATGGCATTCAGAACTTAAATCATATAATCCTAAATATTCAGGATTTAAAGTAACTCAAATGGATTATTATGCTCACCTATTAGCACCAAGAGTCGAATTtagtcaatttaaaaaagcagGCAAGTTGAGATGTCAATTTATACTTGATGCCTATATGAAAACTAAAGCCAATagacttaattatattaaattaaatcaaccTCAATTAAGAGCAGAACTTTATTCAGGATTAATGGATCACTTTGATAATCGAACATAAAATGAGGGATTACATTTGGTGTACCTGTAATATTACCATCTTCATTTATGGGCAGTCCAAGGAACATGCAAGAAAGATACCAAGATGCCATGTCTTTGGTCAGAAAATTTGGTAAACCAGACATTTTTCTTACCATGACTTGCAATCCTCAATGTCTTGAAATTAAGGATAACTTTGATGGATTTCTAATAGAGTTTTGACCTGATTTAGtcgctaaaatatttaatttggatgtcaaatagattttaaaggatttaattcaaaataaaatttttggaaatatataGGTTATGCAGGCGTGATTGAATTTCAAAAAAGAGGACTTCCACATTTGCATTTACTTGCAATGTTGAGCGATGAAGATAAGCCCCGACTTCAAGAAATCATTGACATGATGGTATGGGCTGAAATTCCtaacgaagaaaaatatccagaacttaatgaaaaagttttgaaacacATGATTCACGGTCCATGTGGAGATCCTTCGAGGAGATATCCTTGCACTGGAGACGATGGAAAATGTTCAAAAGGTTTTCTGAAAGAATTTCATGATGAAACTAATGTTAATGTAAATGGATATCCAATGTATTAACGTAGagatattggaaaaaaatatagttagaAATAAAGAGCTTGATAATCGATGGGTGGTGCCATGTTCaccatatttaattatgaaatataatcgaCACATCATTTAGAAATATGTTCATCAGTGAAAAgtgtaaaatatctatataaatatatttctaaaagattTGATTGTGCTGCAATTGAAGTGCAAGCACGAGATGGTATAAGTTTCATTAGAATAGATgaagttaatttatttctgaatGCAAGATATGTTAGTGCTCCAGAAGCAATATGGAGACTTACGGATATGATCTGTTCACGAAGTCTCACACAGTAATAAGATTGGCAGTTCATTTACCTAATCGTCAAATGGTTTATTTCAGAGCAGGAAATGAAGAACAAGCTGCTCAAAGAGAGCTCAATCGAGATACTACATTAACTGCATGGTTCAAACTGAATCAATATGATGAAAATGaaatgcattttctttacACAGATATTCCTTATCACTATATTTATGACAAGAAAGTTACTAAGTGGATGCCACGTAAAAAAGGtggtgagaaaataatttcaaggcTATACACAGTGAGcataaaagataatgaaaGATTTTATCTACGTCTCCTTCTCCTACATGTGACTGGAGCTAAATGTTTTGAAGATTTAAGAACTGTAAACGGAGttatttatgaaacatttaaaGATGCAGCAATTGCGAAGAATTTAATAGAAGCTGACGATCTATGGTCAAAAGTTAGAGGAagcaatagaataaaaaatgccTGCACAAATTCGAGAGCTATTTTTGcctatatttgtatatttggaAATCCAACAGATGTACCAACACTTTGGAATAAATACAAAGATCAAATGATTGAAGACTTTGTAAACAACAATGTTGTCGACCCTGAAAATATGGCTTTAAATCATATACAAGAAATTCTGAGAAATAATGGAAGTAGCTGTGAAAACTTTCAATTGCCAAATCTAATTCCAGTGAATATTTACGTCACAGAGTATAATGTGaagatgaagaaaaaagacatgatgaatatttattatcaacacTAAATGATGAACAAAAATACGTGTACGATATAGTCATTAGAGCGATTGACAATGAGAATGAACCTCAGcggttattttatattgacggATTTGCAGGAAATGgaaaaacttatctatttaacacatttttgaGTGTTATTCGAGGAAGAAACGAAATAGTTATTCCATGTGCTTCAACTGGCATTGCTGCAACACTTCTTAAAGGAGGAAGAACTTATCACTCTCTGTTTAAACAATTCCAATTGATGATGGAGCTAAATCAAATATCAGAGGAAACTCTCAAGCTGCACGAGAACTGATCTCTGCAAAACTCATCATATGGGATGAAGTGAGCATGACTGTTGAACATGCCTTAACAGCAATTGATAAACTCTTCAAGGATCTGATGAAGAATGAAAGACCATTTGGaggaaaactaattttatttgcaggaGATTTCACACAAAATCTTCCTGTAGTGCCACATGCACAAAAAGCAGCTTTAATTGAATCAACTGTAAAATACAACCCTATATGGAGGAATGTAACTCAGGTTAAACTACAGCAAAATATGAGAActggagaagaaaaagaatttgcaaATTGGCTAATGCAACTAGGAgatgataaattatcaaatactgaTGGACTACATCTCGATACAATTGAAATCCCCCaggattttatatcaaaagaatCTCTTATTACTGAGATTTTTGGTGATAGAATCACCATAGAGCGGAATAGAGAAAATCCAGATCGAGCGATTCTTTGTCCTAAAAATGAGGATACTTTCATAATTAATGACGAAATCCTTCGTCTAttggaaagagaagaaaaggagTATCTCTCAATTGACTCCATTGTAAGTGATGATCCACaggaacaattaaattttccaactgaatttttaaactcttttcCTTCTGGAATGCCAATTCATcgacttaaaataaaaatcggtgttacaattatactattaaGGAATTTAAATACTAAGAAAGGACTTTGTAATGGCACAAGATTCATTGTtactaatttgaaaaataatttaatttatgcggATGTTCTAACTGGTCCTGCACGAGGACAGATTGTTATTACTCCAAGgatagatttaattacaagTGATTTGGAACTGCCATTTAAGTTCAAATGAAGACAGTTTCCTATTCGAGTGTCATTTGCTATAACAATCAATGAATCCCAAGGacaaagtttagaaaaagttGGGATTTATTTGCCAAATCCTGTATTTGCTTATGGTCAACTTTATGTGGCATTTTCTAGAGGAATTTTTCAACTAAAAgggaaagtataaaaattaagattgatGAATTCAATAATCAAGAACATCTAATTGAAGgaagtgaaaaatgttttacaaaaaatataatatacagagaaattttgtaaattgataaattaaaaaaattgtactaattgaaggaagtaaaaaatgttttaaaaaatatataatatatatagatatatatatatagatatatatatatatataaaggcagcgcaaaataaaatatcagaaaatgaaaaaagaaataacatagTAGTTAtcctcaaaaaatttataatattttgatataaatttagtgAAAATCGGttcataaatatgtaagtaGCTCATGAGGACCGTGCAAAGCGCGGTCCGAAAagctagtatatatatatatatatatatatatatatatatatagaattattataaaattatataattatttattattatagaatttatttcataagcTAAGATTGAGCAAATCATATGCGTACACGCACCGGcataaatggtgtccgtcggtggatgtgtatgtacacgcaccggcataaatggtgtccgtcggtaaatgtgtatgtacgtacgtgtatgacaaccgagagcgtcacatacacatgcagcgcgtacgtacgtgtcacttgaagcgcggcggagttgatgcagcggaggagaaaaaagtgggaggcaatccgatgttgcatccttagtgcaagccgcacgatcgagagagaaagcatgacaagacATGATGCCGATTAGTGGTGTCCTGTAGCACTGCCTCATTCACTCTACGCATgaatgagcgagagagctataggacatcgcgttgtctctatatgcgtctcgttcgctctcgcgcttatgtcatgctttctttcttattccttGAAGAAACGTGACTGAACTCTGCGcatcgaatgccggcattcgtaaaattataattatattatattaatattaaaagttcggtttcatatatagcaaaaaaacatatgattattctaattaaatattaatttatttatgattgcgtaattattttttattatgtaaaaaaatttggtaaaaaatatatatacatgtatcattatgagtaattttgagattcactagaacagtaattgtaaacttgcatc
It encodes:
- the LOC140671891 gene encoding uncharacterized protein, with amino-acid sequence METYGYDLFTKSHTVIRLAVHLPNRQMVYFRAGNEEQAAQRELNRDTTLTAWFKLNQYDENEMHFLYTDIPYHYIYDKKVTKWMPRKKGGEKIISRLYTVSIKDNERFYLRLLLLHVTGAKCFEDLRTVNGVIYETFKDAAIAKNLIEADDLWSKVRGSNRIKNACTNSRAIFAYICIFGNPTDVPTLWNKYKDQMIEDFVNNNVVDPENMALNHIQEILRNNGSSCENFQLPNLIPVNIYVTEYNVKMKKKDMMNIYYQH